One window from the genome of Sardina pilchardus chromosome 12, fSarPil1.1, whole genome shotgun sequence encodes:
- the ylpm1 gene encoding YLP motif-containing protein 1 isoform X1 yields MYPSWGNYGGGHPPPTNVNVNQFDARSAPVRAPPPTAGAPAGYGAPPPASNFNSLREQHLQQMQQLQQLHQKQLQSVLHYSNAPGYGGPGGWQGQGAAPGFPPPGSEATTNYQQGPPGSVPPQPPQPPQPQEEAPPKPPEPTPPTTQQNYTAPGAHTSNNENNAPKDLSAIAFPQEGENPDFTSMTLQDQQQFWYKQHLQNLQKLKNERAKQGQSQGQPADKNQKPGEAPPPPVEPPKNAPPPPLPKEEPPPPPPPEEPKTNIASSGDPFEAARMQQLQAAAAQWQQAQQQRAAHQYQALMHEHAQLQQILQQYQQFIQQPAHLQTMSLDMQLKHYDVQQQQFTPVYQEWDRHFKLWYEQFQSYPHKDQLQDYEAQWKQWQEQMNSTAAHLQERVTTLRAMQQQYGPPPGYGGMGGQYGQNMPPPDSQMHHPSLPPNASMQHSPSVGPPSSGPPPTGTPLTGASPAGPPTTGPTPAGQPASTTASQAGVSTATTTSTPTSESYQTTATGNMSAPYGNNNAGPQHPGMRPTGPRFDGPRFDQSQHQRFNAPPRFDPRQRFNAPNQGPPGRFDSPMRHGAPGFERPPGPNSRFERPPGPSQNPQNRFESPQGPPQNPQNRFERPPGPPQNQQSRFERPPGPGQGPMSRFERPPGPGQGPMSRFEPGPGQGPMSRFERPPGPGQGPASRFERPPGPGQGPASRFERPPGPGQGPASRFGRPPGPGQGPASRFERPPGPGQGPASRFDRPPAPQPQQAGVGSQVKPNSAAQTKEEKQEITGSQSKESTSENKGAKEKSTVDDTLAEDIVDSGNGFFVQNDPIPQTSQKDTPQKAEDPVAGAKDKAKDVKETETSKTAVSAPSSTPLKQTPTPPGQAPGPAKSGVNNGPPPRPMPHEMPRQPPPGPPHGDNQMGHPSMGRGQHPPGPPYGDHPMGPPHGDHPMGPPHGDHPMGPPHMMRGRGRGQMPMPMRGRGRARGRGMPGGPMGPPHGYDPNFQPPEEEEHSGYEYEAPQEHMGHTGEEEVDYGWEDPSAEPSGRIPGRGPPHHEQDMWLPEEHHFGEEYYEEAEGQEEAVEEEAKHWQEAAEPEAEPEYWEQEQDPYGPWNVRRPPMRGRPPFPHGMRGRPPPPRGFMHQGPRRPPPPHPPHMEGMEHEPYGPPQGYRGHPRGPMGPPMHRGLPPRGHPALRGMMKPRPPPPREMMERDPHGPPPYHDPMEHDPEWAPPPPPHGREPRRLPPPPPHAMMERDLRRPPAPPPYGPGPPRRRPPFPHEDPEGLYEEPYEEEYPPPDDGYRRPPPPPREFITRDYEHGQEGYYPPPPPKDWEMERGGREYPPYTPHGPPERMREDRWSEGRERPYPYEEEHGRPDYEGPGYPDEPPYGGREPPYRGQPDWEKPLPERSYPPIEPRRPSFEAGSESGMDIPPQPPQAGSDPSHEQASPTTAKGVLALSQRQHEIILKAAQELKMIRELQECKGPAGDTAAPEVKTELLPGLLGLEIPPEVKSALQSTGLLSETGQAGGGKSVSWEYDHPPQEGGYHQQPPPSKPIITKTVDYGHGHESGATVERMSYGERIILRPDPLPERTFEKEPLGPREPYGPRDPYFDRRNDPYMERREWSRERERDPYREREREERERFERDRFARDDRPPSGPPGRPGYRDREREQREREGRSSRDREPYGRPPYDRPPYERGTERFEHGPPGPPGYGNDRRSYPDERPPGPQSSMAPAPGPPPRAEKKPETKNVDDLLKPPGRSSRPDRIVIIMRGLSGSGKSHVAKLVRDKEVECGGAPPRVLSIDDYFMTEVEKVEKDPESGKNVKNKVLEYEYEPEMEDTYRSSMLKTFKKTLDDGFFPFIIIDAINDKVKYFDQFWSAAKTKGFEVYVAEITADNQTCAKRNIHGRKTKDISKMASSWETTPRHMVRLDIRSLLQDAAIEEVEMEDFDPSKEELKTEMKKEDEEETDLVRGFLPKSKWEIDTSEAKLDKLDGLVGGSKRKRESDVAGIEDFLQLPDDYATRMSEPGKKRVRWADLEEKKDADRKRAIGFVVGQTDWEKITDETGQLAQRALNRTKYF; encoded by the exons ATGTACCCTTCGTGGGGAAATTATGGAGGTGGACATCCGCCTCccactaacgttaacgttaatcaATTTGATGCGAGATCGGCACCAGTAAGGGCCCCACCACCGACAgcaggggcgcctgcaggatATGGTGCTCCTCCTCCGGCGTCGAATTTTAACAGTTTACGGGAGCAACATTTACAACAAATGCAACAACTGCAACAGCTCCATCAGAAACAACTGCAGTCAGTGCTTCATTACAGTAATGCTCCCGGCTATGGAGGCCCTGGTGGCTGGCAAGGGCAAGGGGCTGCTCCGGGTTTTCCTCCGCCCGGTTCAGAGGCAACCACGAACTATCAGCAAGGTCCACCGGGGTCTGTGCCACCCCAACCTCCGCAGCCTCCACAGCCTCAAGAAGAGGCGCCTCCTAAGCCACCTGAGCCTACACCCCCGACTACTCAACAAAACTATACTGCTCCCGGGGCCCACACGTCCAATAATGAAAACAACGCTCCTAAAGACTTATCAGCGATCGCTTTTccacaggagggagagaatcCCGACTTCACATCAATGACATTACAG GATCAGCAACAGTTCTGGTACAAGCAACACCTCCAGAATCTGCAGAAGCTTAAGAATGAGCGGGCAAAACAGGGCCAAAGTCAGGGTCAACCTGCTGACAAAAACCAGAAACCTGGCGAGGCGCCGCCTCCCCCTGTCGAGCCTCCTAAGAacgctccacctccacctctccccaaAGAGGAGCCaccgccacctcctccacctgagGAACCTAAG accaaCATCGCGAGCTCCGGGGACCCGTTTGAGGCGGCGCGCATGCAGCAGCTGCAGGCGGCAGCGGCCCAGTGGCAGCAGGCGCAGCAGCAGCGGGCCGCTCACCAGTACCAGGCGCTGATGCACGAGCACGCGCAGCTGCAGCAGATACTGCAGCAGTACCAGCAGTTCATCCAGCAGCCGGCGCATCTCCAG ACCATGTCACTGGACATGCAGCTGAAACACTAcgacgtgcagcagcagcagttcacCCCCGTTTACCAGGAGTGGGACCGGCACTTTAAACTCTGGTATGAGCAGTTCCAGTCCTACCCACACAAAGACCAACTCCAGGACTACGAGGCCCAGTGGAAACAGTGGCAGGAACAGATGAACTCCACCGCAGCACATTTGCAGGAGAGGGTCACGACCCTTCGAGCCATGCAGCAACAGTATGGCCCCCCGCCTGGCtatgggggtatgggggggcaGTACGGGCAGAACATGCCGCCCCCAGATTCACAGATGCATCACCCGTCTTTGCCTCCGAACGCAAGCATGCAGCACTCACCATCTGTTGGACCTCCTTCATCTGGGCCACCACCTACAGGAACTCCGCTTACCGGTGCGTCCCCTGCCGGGCCGCCCACTACAGGACCAACTCCTGCAGGACAGCCAGCTTCAACAACTGCAAGTCAAGCAGGTGTTTCGACAGCAACCACCACATCTACACCCACATCTGAGTCATACCAGACGACAGCAACAGGAAATATGTCGGCCCCGTACGGTAACAATAATGCTGGACCTCAACATCCTGGAATGAGACCAACTGGCCCAAG GTTTGATGGCCCAAGATTTGATCAGTCACAACATCAACGGTTTAATGCACCACCAAGATTTGATCCAAGACAAAGATTCAACGCGCCTAACCAAGGACCCCCTGGTAGATTTGATTCCCCAATGAGACATGGCGCCCCTGGTTTTGAACGACCCCCTGGTCCAAACTCTAGATTTGAGAGGCCACCTGGCCCATCACAGAATCCACAAAATAGGTTCGAAAGTCCTCAAGGACCTCCACAGAATCCCCAAAATCGTTTTGAAAGACCTCCAGGGCCACCACAGAATCAGCAGTCTCGTTTTGAAAGACCACCAGGTCCTGGACAGGGCCCAATGTCTCGTTTTGAAAGACCTCCAGGTCCTGGACAGGGCCCGATGTCTCGTTTTGAACCTGGTCCAGGACAAGGTCCGATGTCTCGTTTTGAAAGACCACCTGGTCCTGGTCAGGGTCCAGCATCTCGTTTTGAAAGACCACCTGGTCCGGGACAGGGTCCAGCATCTCGTTTTGAAAGACCACCTGGTCCGGGACAGGGTCCAGCATCTCGTTTTGGCAGACCACCTGGTCCGGGACAGGGTCCAGCATCTCGTTTTGAAAGACCACCAGGTCCAGGACAGGGTCCAGCATCTCGTTTTGACAGACCACCTGCTCCTCAACCTCAACAAGCTGGTGTTGGTTCCCAAGTGAAACCAAATTCTGCTGCTCAAACTAAAGAGGAAAAACAGGAAATTACTGGATCGCAGTCCAAAGAATCAACATCTGAAAATAAAGGTGCAAAGGAGAAAAGCACAGTTGATGACACTCTGGCTGAGGATATTGTTGATTCTGGGAATGGGTTCTTTGTCCAGAACGACCCAATTCCTCAGACTTCACAAAAGGACACTCCGCAAAAGGCAGAAGATCCAGTCGCTGGAGCAAAAGATAAGGCTAAGGACGTTAAGGAAACTGAGACCTCCAAAACTGCGGTGTCAGCACCTTCTTCTACTCCGCTAAAACAGACTCCCACACCACCTGGTCAGGCGCCCGGTCCAGCCAAAAGTGGAGTCAACAACGGGCCCCCTCCACGACCTATGCCTCATGAGATGCCTCGCCAGCCTCCTCCAGGTCCTCCCCATGGCGATAATCAGATGGGTCATCCATCCATGGGACGCGGGCAGCATCCTCCAGGTCCTCCATACGGTGATCATCCAATGGGTCCTCCTCATGGTGATCATCCAATGGGTCCTCCTCATGGTGATCATCCAATGGGTCCTCCGCATATGATGCGTGGGAGAGGCCGAGGGCAAATGCCAATGCCCATGCGTGGCAGGGGCCGGGCCCGTGGCCGAGGAATGCCTGGCGGGCCAATGGGCCCACCACATGGATATGATCCCAACTTCCAGCCACCTGAAGAAGAGGAGCATTCTGGGTATGAGTATGAAGCCCCGCAAGAGCACATGGGTCACACAGGTGAAGAAGAGGTGGATTATGGCTGGGAGGATCCCTCGGCAGAACCTTCTGGAAGGATACCTGGAAGAGGGCCACCACATCACGAGCAGGACATGTGGCTCCCAGAGGAGCATCACTTTGGCGAAGAATACTACGAAGAAGCAGAGGGCCAGGAGGAGGCTGTGGAGGAAGAGGCCAAGCATTGGCAGGAGGCAGCAGAACCAGAAGCAGAACCGGAATACTGGGAACAAGAACAAGATCCCTATGGTCCGTGGAATGTCCGAAGGCCCCCGATGCGCGGAAGACCTCCATTCCCCCACGGCATGCGTGGAAGGCCGCCTCCGCCTCGAGGCTTCATGCACCAGGGTCCCAggcgcccccctcctcctcaccctccccACATGGAGGGCATGGAGCATGAGCCTTACGGGCCCCCTCAGGGCTACAGGGGACATCCGAGGGGTCCTATGGGGCCTCCGATGCATCGAGGGCTACCTCCTCGAGGCCACCCCGCTCTCCGTGGCATGATGAAGCCACGACCCCCTCCACCACGAGAGATGATGGAAAGAGATCCACATGGACCTCCGCCTTACCACGACCCTATGGAGCACGATCCAGAATGGGcaccgccacctccaccacacgGCAGAGAGCCCAGACGCCTCCCTCCGCCGCCCCCGCATGCCATGATGGAGAGAGACTTGAGAAGGCCGCCGGCACCACCACCCTATGGTCCAGGACCCCCCAGAAGGAGGCCGCCATTCCCCCATGAAGACCCAGAGGGGTTGTACGAGGAGCCCTATGAGGAGGAATATCCACCGCCCGATGACGGGTATAGAAGGCCGCCACCTCCACCGCGGGAGTTCATCACTCGAGACTACGAACATGGCCAGGAGGGCTACTATCCACCGCCTCCGCCCAAAGACTGGGAGATGGAGCGCGGTGGCAGGGAGTATCCACCCTACACGCCTCATGGCCCACCGGAGCGCATGCGAGAAGACCGGTGgtcagagggcagagagaggccGTATCCTTACGAGGAAGAACATGGTAGACCTGATTACGAAGGGCCTGGTTATCCGGACGAGCCTCCATACGGTGGCAGAGAACCTCCTTACCGTGGCCAGCCCGACTGGGAGAAGCCCTTGCCAGAAAGAAGTTACCCTCCCATAGAGCCGAGGAGGCCTTCGTTCGAGGCAGGCTCAGAATCCGGCATGGATATCCCCCCGCAGCCTCCCCAAGCAGGGTCGGATCCGTCTCATGAGCAAGCCTCTCCAACGACTGCAAAGGGAGTCCTGGCACTCTCTCAGAGACAGCACGAGATCATCCTGAAAGCTGCACAGGAGCTGAAAATGATCAG AGAGCTCCAAGAATGTAAAGGCCCAGCAGGAGATACTGCTGCCCCTGAGGTCAAGACTGAACTACTTCCTGGTCTCCTTGGGCTTGAAATCCCACCTGAAGTCAAGTCGGCCCTTCAG TCCACAGGTCTTTTGTCTGAGACTGGACAGGCTGGGGGAGGGAAATCAGTATCATGGGAGTATGACCACCCACCACAAGAAGGTGGTTACCACCAACAGCCCCCACCATCCAAACCCATCATCACTAAAACGGTGGATTATGGACATGGCCATG AATCTGGTGCGACAGTGGAGCGCATGTCTTATGGTGAAAGGATTATCCTGAGGCCTGACCCTTTGCCTGAGAGGACATTTGAAAAAG AACCGCTTGGCCCGAGAGAACCCTATGGCCCGAGGGATCCGTATTTTGACAGACGGAACGACCCTTATATGGAACGGCGGGAATGGAgtagagagcgggagagagacccctacagagaaagagaaagagaagagagagaacggtTTGAACGGGATCGCTTCGCCAGAGATGACCG ACCACCATCAGGGCCCCCAGGTCGCCCCGGCTACAGAGATCGGGAGCGCGaacaaagagagcgagaggggcgCAGCAGCCGGGACCGAGAGCCTTACGGCCGCCCACCCTACGACAGGCCACCATACGAACGAGGCACCGAGCGGTTCGAGCACGGGCCCCCAGGCCCTCCGGGTTATGGAA ATGACCGGAGGAGCTATCCCGATGAGAGGCCACCTGGCCCACAGTCCTCCATGGCCCCTGCTCCAGGCCCTCCCCCTCGCGCCGAGAAGAAACCTGAAACCAAGAACGTGGACGACCTCCTCAAGCCACCTGGCCGATCAAGCCGTCCAGACAGG ATTGTCATTATAATGCGTGGCCTTTCAGGAAGTGGGAAAAGCCACGTCGCAAAACTGGTTCGG GATAAGGAAGTGGAGTGCGGTGGAGCACCTCCCCGTGTCCTCAGCATAGACGACTACTTCATGACTGAGGTGGAGAAGGTCGAGAAGGACCCAGAGAGTGGCAAAAATGTCAAGAACAAG GTGCTGGAATACGAGTACGAACCAGAGATGGAGGACACCTATCGCAGCAGCATGCTGAAGACCTTCAAGAAAACACTCGACGATGGCTTTTTCCCCTTCATCATCATCGATGCGATCAATGACAAAGTCAAATACTTTGATCAGTTCTGGAGTGCGGCCAAGACCAAAGGTTTTGAG GTGTACGTGGCTGAAATTACAGCAGATAACCAGACATGTGCAAAGAGAAACATCCACGGACGGAAGACGAAGGACATCTCAAAG ATGGCCAGTAGCTGGGAGACTACACCTCGTCACATGGTGCGACTAGATATCAGGTCCCTGTTGCAGGATGCAGCTATTGAAGAG GTTGAAATGGAAGACTTTGACCCTTCTAAGGAAGAGCTGAAGACCGAGATGAAgaaggaggacgaagaggagacCGACCTGGTAAGG